A window of the Lolium perenne isolate Kyuss_39 chromosome 7, Kyuss_2.0, whole genome shotgun sequence genome harbors these coding sequences:
- the LOC127312321 gene encoding tyrosine-sulfated glycopeptide receptor 1-like, with the protein MMRRQVVISVASFLLLVSSLAGACVDGERAALLSFLDGLSPRPGDGIAASWRGLLDCCAWEGVGCDGGAVTRVSLPGRGLGGTISPSVANLTALAHLNLSGNSLAGAFPAELLSLPNAAVLDVSYNRLTGALPDLPAAAGRAPLPLQVLDVSSNYLSGQFPSMLWNLTPGLVSLNASNNSFLGAIPSSLCAICPALAVLDVSVNALSGTVSPGFGACSKLLVLSAGRNNLTGELPDDLFDVTTLQQLLLPSNRIQGRLDRLNIANLTNLVKLDLTYNALTGELPASIGALTVLEELRLGKNNLTGTIPPALSNWTSLTYLDLRSNSFVGDLGAYDFSGLVNLTVFDVAANNFSGTMPRTIYSCTSMTALRVANNEITGQVAPEIGNMVKLQFVSLTINSFTNISGMFWNLRGCTDLTALLVSYNFYGEALPDAGWVGDHVSGVRLIVMEKCDLTGQIPSWISKLQSLNVLNLAGNRLTGPIPTWLGGMKKLYYVDLSDNHFAGAIPPSLTELLLLTSEKARAEFNPGHMPVVFTLTPNNGAAIRQGRAYYQMNGVAATLNLSDNDLSGEIPEEVGLMKTLQVLDLSHNNLSGGITPKFSGLVKLQILDLQWNHLTGSIPQALSKLHFLASFNVSHNDLEGPIPTGGQFNSFPPSSFAANPKLCGKEISVPCVRNSSTTSTGSSKTVSKRVLLAIVLGVCLGLVAVVIVLGLAVIAIRRIMSNGSVSDGEKFAEASLFDFSMSELNGDESKDTILFVSEEMASDCAARKSITFLDILKATNNFSPARIIGSGGYGLVFLAELEGGARLAVKKLNGDMCVVEREFRAEVEALSATRHENLVPLQGFCIRGRLRLLLYPYMANGSLHDWLHERPPDAAGRRPELDWSGRLRIARGASRGVQHIHERCTPQIVHRDIKSSNILLDESGEARVADFGLARLLLPDRTHVTTEVVGTLGYIPPEYGQGWVATLRGDVYSFGVVLLELLTGRRPVELVAAAHGQRRDLVGWVMQMRSAGKNAETLDPRLRRGKGEEAQMLYVLDLACLCVDGIPLSRPAIQEVVSWLDNVDTIGTS; encoded by the coding sequence ATGATGCGGCGGCAGGTCGTCATTTCGGTTGCGTCGTTCCTGCTGCTGGTCAGCTCCCTCGCCGGCGCGTGCGTGGACGGGGAGAGGGCGGCGCTGCTCTCCTTCCTCGATGGCCTCTCGCCGCGGCCAGGCGACGGCATCGCCGCCTCGTGGCGAGGGTTGCTGGATTGCTGTGCGTGGGAGGGAGTTGGCTGCGACGGCGGCGCGGTCACGCGGGTGTCGCTCCCCGGCCGCGGCCTCGGCGGGACGATCTCGCCGTCGGTCGCCAACCTGACCGCGCTCGCGCACCTCAACCTCTCCGGCAACAGCCTCGCCGGCGCCTTCCCCGCGGAGCTGCTCTCCCTGCCCAATGCCGCCGTCCTCGACGTCAGCTATAACCGCCTCACCGGCGCGCTCCCCGACCTGCCGGCCGCTGCCGGACGCGCACCCCTCCCGCTGCAGGTGCTGGACGTTTCCAGCAACTACCTGTCCGGGCAGTTCCCGTCCATGCTCTGGAACCTCACGCCGGGCCTCGTGTCGCTCAATGCCAGCAACAACAGCTTTCTTGGCGCGATCCCGTCCTCCCTCTGCGCGATCTGCCCGGCGCTCGCCGTGCTCGACGTCTCCGTGAACGCCTTGTCCGGCACCGTCTCCCCCGGGTTCGGCGCCTGCTCAAAGCTGCTGGTGCTCAGCGCCGGCCGCAACAACCTCACGGGCGAGCTCCCCGACGACCTCTTCGACGTCACCACGCTGCAGCAGCTGCTGCTCCCGTCCAACCGGATCCAGGGGAGGCTCGACCGCCTCAACATCGCCAACCTGACCAACCTCGTCAAGCTCGACCTCACCTACAATGCGCTCACGGGCGAGCTCCCGGCGTCCATCGGCGCGCTCACGGTGCTGGAGGAGCTGCGGCTCGGGAAGAACAACCTCACCGGCACCATCCCGCCCGCGCTCAGCAACTGGACCAGCCTCACGTACCTGGACCTCCGCTCCAACAGCTTCGTCGGGGACCTCGGCGCCTACGACTTCTCCGGCCTCGTCAACCTCACCGTCTTCGACGTCGCCGCCAACAACTTCTCCGGCACCATGCCGCGCACCATCTACTCCTGCACCTCCATGACGGCGCTGCGCGTCGCCAACAACGAGATCACGGGCCAGGTCGCGCCGGAGATCGGCAACATGGTTAAACTGCAGTTCGTCTCGTTGACCATCAACTCCTTCACCAACATCAGCGGCATGTTCTGGAACCTCCGGGGCTGCACGGACCTCACCGCGCTGCTCGTGTCCTACAACTTCTACGGCGAGGCCCTGCCGGACGCCGGCTGGGTCGGCGACCACGTTAGCGGCGTCCGGCTGATCGTCATGGAGAAGTGCGATCTCACGGGGCAGATACCCTCGTGGATATCCAAGCTGCAGAGCCTCAACGTCCTCAACCTCGCCGGGAACCGCCTCACCGGCCCCATCCCGACCTGGCTCGGCGGCATGAAGAAGCTCTACTACGTGGACCTGTCGGACAACCACTTCGCGGGCGCGATACCGCCTTCGCTGACGGAACTGCTGCTGCTCACGTCGGAGAAGGCCAGGGCGGAGTTCAATCCGGGCCATATGCCGGTCGTGTTCACCTTGACGCCCAACAACGGGGCGGCGATCAGGCAGGGCCGCGCGTACTACCAGATGAACGGCGTCGCCGCCACGCTCAACCTCAGCGACAACGACCTCTCCGGCGAGATCCCGGAGGAGGTCGGGCTGATGAAGACGCTCCAAGTGCTCGACCTCAGCCACAACAACCTCTCCGGCGGCATCACGCCCAAGTTCAGCGGCCTCGTCAAGCTGCAGATTCTTGATCTGCAGTGGAACCATCTGACGGGCTCGATCCCACAGGCGCTCAGCAAGCTCCACTTCCTGGCCAGCTTCAATGTCTCGCACAACGATCTCGAGGGCCCGATCCCGACAGGTGGACAGTTCAACTCGTTCCCGCCGTCGAGCTTCGCGGCGAACCCGAAGCTGTGCGGCAAGGAAATCTCAGTCCCATGCGTCCGAAATTCCTCGACGACGTCGACAGGCTCGTCCAAGACCGTCAGCAAGAGGGTGCTCCTGGCCATCGTTCTTGGAGTTTGCTTAGGCCTGGTTGCCGTCGTCATCGTGCTTGGCCTCGCCGTGATCGCCATCAGAAGGATCATGTCGAACGGATCCGTCAGCGACGGCGAGAAGTTCGCGGAGGCGTCTCTGTTCGACTTCTCCATGTCGGAGCTGAACGGGGACGAATCCAAGGACACGATCCTGTTCGTGTCGGAGGAGATGGCGAGCGACTGCGCGGCCAGGAAGAGCATCACGTTCTTGGACATCCTGAAGGCGACCAACAACTTCAGCCCGGCTCGGATCATCGGGTCGGGGGGCTACGGCCTGGTGTTCCTGGCGGAGCTGGAGGGCGGCGCGCGGCTGGCCGTGAAGAAGCTGAACGGCGACATGTGCGTGGTGGAGCGGGAGTTccgggcggaggtggaggcgctgTCGGCGACGCGGCACGAGAACCTGGTGCCGCTCCAGGGCTTCTGCATTCGCGGCCGGCTCCGGTTACTGCTGTACCCGTACATGGCCAACGGCAGCCTCCACGACTGGCTGCACGAGCGGCCGCCGGACGCGGCGGGACGGCGGCCGGAGCTGGACTGGAGCGGGAGGCTGAGGATCGCACGGGGCGCCAGCCGCGGGGTGCAGCACATCCACGAGCGGTGCACGCCGCAGATCGTGCACCGGGACATCAAGTCGAGCAACATCCTGCTGGACGAGTCCGGGGAGGCGCGCGTGGCGGACTTCGGGCTGGCGAGGCTGCTCCTGCCGGACCGGACGCACGTGACGACGGAGGTGGTGGGCACGCTGGGGTACATCCCGCCGGAGTACGGGCAGGGGTGGGTGGCGACGCTGCGCGGCGACGTGTACAGTTTCGGCGTGGTGCTGCTGGAGCTGCTCACCGGGAGGCGGCCCGTGGAGCTTGTGGCGGCGGCGCACGGGCAGCGGAGGGACCTGGTCGGGTGGGTGATGCAGATGCGATCGGCCGGGAAGAACGCCGAGACGCTGGACCCGCGGCTGAGGAGGGGCAAGGGCGAGGAGGCGCAAATGCTGTACGTGCTGGACCTCGCATGTCTCTGCGTCGACGGCATCCCGCTCAGCCGGCCGGCGATACAGGAGGTGGTCAGCTGGCTCGACAACGTCGACACCATTGGCACGTCCTGA